A single Opisthocomus hoazin isolate bOpiHoa1 chromosome 1, bOpiHoa1.hap1, whole genome shotgun sequence DNA region contains:
- the BLZF1 gene encoding golgin-45: MTSLEKVDDASSPIRGPGDGMETEQTAESLEVITGASATNHHLHHSPHKKTVSSLSPGVLQLGKVPADKSVEIEAIRILVPKAAITHVVPTKNAKVARSVGHKGDAFHQSDGAADPKKEQTELKNAIKKLKNSEKRLLQDKEGLSNQLRIQTEVNRELKRLLVASIGDDLKYHFEQMAREKNQLILENEVLGRNMSQLSEQLERMSIQCDVWRSKFLASRVMADELTNTRAILQRQTRDAQSAIQDLLNERDQFRQEMIDTQKLLEELMVSLQWGRQQTYYPSAQPYTTTELAAVNCKLAKAVSSHLLGNVGTNSPKKTSTAVEFCNTPAEKMAEMVLRVLDPAARTETSTEVSFSETSPSSFLSTKKSIGRFHPYTRYEDITYNCCNHCQGELIAL; this comes from the exons ATGACTTCTCTAGAAAAAG TTGATGATGCCTCGTCACCCATCCGAGGACCTGGAGATGGCATGGAAACAGAGCAGACAGCTGAATCGTTGGAAGTAATCACTGGAGCCAGCGCTACGAACCATCACCTCCACCACAGCCCACATAAAAAGACAGTCTCTTCCCTGAGTCCCGGAGTTCTGCAGCTAGGGAAAGTACCTGCTGATAAATCAGTGGAGATTGAAGCTATTCGTATATTAGTCCCCAAAGCAGCTATCACCCATGTTGTTCCAACTAAGAATGCGAAGGTAGCTAGGTCAGTGGGACATAAAGGAGACGCGTTCCATCAGTCAGATGGAGCCGCAGATCCCAAGAAAGAACAAACAGAGCTGAAAAATGCAATCAAAAAGCTAAAGAACTCGGAAAAGCGGTTGTTACAGGATAAAGAAGGTCTCTCTAATCAGCTGCGTATACAGACAGAG GTCAATCGGGAGCTGAAGAGATTACTTGTTGCTTCTATTGGGGATGATCTCAAGTATCACTTTGAACAAATGGCTCGTGAGAAAAATCAGCTAATCCTAGAAAATGAAGTCCTGGGCCGGAACATGTCTCAGTTGTCTGAACAATTGGAGCGCATGTCTATACAATGTGATGTGTGGCGGAGCAAATTCCTAGCAAGCAG GGTTATGGCTGACGAGCTAACCAATACCAGAGCAATTCTTCAGCGTCAAACCAGGGATGCACAGAGTGCAATCCAGGACTTGCTGAATGAACGCGATCAGTTCCGTCAAGAGATGATTGATACACAAAA gctgctggaggagctgatgGTTTCTCTGCAGTGGGGGAGACAACAGACATACTATCCTAGTGCCCAACCTTACACGACAACAGAGCTAGCAGCTGTGAATTGTAAGCTTGCCAAAGCTGTAAGCTCACATCTTCTTGGAAATGTTGGCACTAACAGTCCAAAAAAGACTTCAACAGCTGTGGAATTTTGCAACACCCCTGCTGAGAAAATGGCTGAAATG GTGCTACGAGTACTGGATCCAGCTGCACGTACAGAAACATCAACAGAAGTTTCTTTTTCTGAGACTTCTCCATCCTCCTTCCTTTCCACAAAGAAGAGTATTGGAAGGTTTCACCCATATACAAGATATGAAGATATCACTTACAATTGTTGCAATCACTGTCAAGGAGAGCTGATAGCCCTTTAA
- the CCDC181 gene encoding coiled-coil domain-containing protein 181, translating into MSENEDRGDPADMGDPTESGEYEDDFEKDLEWLNNEEEKENLGERENPEKNEEDVEANIVKGVDKFEEDNEEMEENPDQLSEADVDAIVRPSNEESLESMSAIKQGDCVSDTDSESSIQESNLENQQELDEEQDEEIKRYILEKIEEANKLLENQDPVDQNRERKLKFKEKLVDLEVPPLEDAEVCKADLTRGDDVSNSLSRLHISNEMGQESTSLSPHAGKDEEKKDGKILVEKDGKFEHLSLCDTESQGFLPPINVSFTDTETQHTSPRSSHCSPFGTVSGMKEVPPVRPGAHSFSPGGNKCVYFPKPPSNPKPPSNPKHRPNSAVNAARGLGRRKTPQRAQSANVPVRSSTYCLSPRQKELRKQLEQRKEKLRKEEEEKKREQEEQKRRENEMVFKAWLQKKKEQVLEEKRIRRAKELEDLNSKARNRNPEEAFKLWLKKKHQEHMKEKQIELLRRQAEGIAFFPRTEECNRAFKEWLKRKREEKRAEELAAKERVRQLRLEARRAKQLQNIHCISSEAKSFRFTDHYS; encoded by the exons ATGAGTGAAAACGAAGACCGTGGAGATCCAGCAGATATGGGTGATCCAACAGAAAGTGGAGAATATGAGGATGACTTTGAAAAAGACCTCGAATGGCTaaataatgaagaagaaaaagaaaaccttggtGAAAGAGAG aatcctgaaaaaaatgaagaggatgTTGAAGCAAATATTGTCAAAGGTGTGGACAAGTTTGAGGAAGACAAtgaggaaatggaagaaaatccaGATCAGCTTTCAGAGGCAGATGTAGATGCGATAGTGAGACCTTCCAATGAAGAGAGTTTGGAATCCATGTCTGCTATTAAACAGGGGGACTGTGTATCTGATACTGATAGTGAAAGCTCTATCCAGGAATCCAATTTGGAAAACCAGCAGGAACTGGATGAGGAACAGGATGAAGAAATAAAGCGTTACATCTTGGAAAAAATTGAAGAAGCCAACAAACTTCTGGAGAATCAGGATCCTGTGGATCAGAACAGAGAACGGAAATTAAAATTCAAGGAGAAGTTGGTGGATCTTGAAGTTCCTCCTCTAGAAGATGCTGAAGTTTGTAAAGCTGACCTTACCAGAGGAGATGACGTTTCAAACAGCCTATCTCGGTTGCATATTTCTAATGAAATGGGGCAGGAAAGCACATCGCTTTCACCACATGCtggcaaggatgaggaaaagaagGATGGTAAAATCCTAGTGGAAAAAGATGGGAAGTTTGAACACTTAAGTTTATGCGATACTGAAAGCCAGGGCTTTTTGCCCCCTATAAATGTTTCTTTTACTGATACTGAAACTCAACATACGTCTCCAAGATCTTCACACTGCAGTCCTTTTGGCACTGTCTCCGGAATGAAGGAAGTGCCTCCAGTAAGACCAGGAGCACATTCTTTTTCTCCTGGTGGAAACAAGTGTGTGTATTTCCCTAAGCCTCCATCTAACCCTAAGCCTCCATCTAACCCTAAGCATCGTCCAAATTCTGCTGTCAATGCTGCAAGAGGTCTGGGGAGACGGAAGACTCCGCAGAGAGCGCAGTCTGCAAATGTGCCCGTGAGAAGCTCCACTTACTGTCTTTCTCCCAGACAAAAAGAGTTGCGGAAGCAGTtagaacaaaggaaagaaaaactgaggAAAGAG gaagaagaaaagaaaagggaacaagaagaacagaagagaagagagaatgaGATGGTTTTTAAAGCTTggttacagaagaagaaagaacaagTGCTAGAAGAAAAGCGAATTCGTCGTGCAAAGGAGCTAGAAGACTTGAACAGCAAA gcgAGGAACAGGAATCCAGAAGAAGCCTTTAAGTTGTGGCTTAAAAAAAAGCACCAAgaacacatgaaagaaaaacagatagaACTTCTGAGGCGCCAAGCTGAGGGAATTGCTTTTTTTCCAAGAACAGAGGAATGCAACAGAGCCTTTAAGGA ATggctgaaaagaaagagagaagaaaaacgaGCGGAAGAGCTAGCTGCTAAGGAGAGGGTACGGCAGCTTAGATTAGAAGCCAGAAGAGCAAAACAGCTGCAGAACATCCACTGCATTAGTTCAGAGGCTAAATCCTTTCGCTTCACAGACCACTACAGTTAA